agactccgtctcaaaaaaaaaaaaaaattaccaacaaaaaaaagtccaagaccagacggattcacagcatAATTCTACCAAACGTTCAAAGAAGAATTgttaccaatccttttgacactattccacaagacagagaaagaaggaaccctccctgattcattctatgaagctggCATCACTCTAAGActcaaaccaggaaaggacataaccaaaaaagaaaactacagaccgataTCCTTGATGAGAATAGATGCTaacatccttaacaaaatactagctaaccaaatccaacaacttatcaaaaagataatccaccatgctcaagtgggtttcataccagggatgcagggatggtttaacatatgcaagtcaataaatgtgatacaccacataaacagaattaaaaacaaaaatcacatgatcatctcaatagatgcagaaaaagcattcgacaagatccagcatccctttatgattaaaactctaagcaaaatcggcatacaagggacataccttaatgtaacaaaagccattctgtttttaattatctttttactagagaaaatttcaaataacatACCTCCATGTATCTGTCACCCAacttcaaattaatattttttaacaatcTTGTTTCTTCTTTACCCCCACACTAGTTACCTCCTCGTTTTGAAGTAAATTCCAGATATCAGAAATTTATAccattaaatatttcagtatgcatCTAAACATATACAAGCTTTTAAAATGACAGAGCTACCATTATTAAACCTAGAAAGTTCATAATAGTTTCTTCATATCATCAAATACCCAATCAGTGCTTAAATTCCCTTGATTggcttataaatttatttttattttctcgaactcctgacatcagatgttctacctgccttggcctcccaaagtgctgggattacaggcataagccaccacacctggccagtcaCCACGCCCGACcccctatttttattttctataatttgtttGTTGGAATCAGAATGCAAATACAGCCCACAAACTTCAAGTAGTTGAAATGTCTCTTAATGCTCTTTTAATACATAGATTCTGCTCCATTGCTTTAACTTTTctccttataatttttttgtggaagAAACTAGATCCTTTGTCCATAGTCCTGATTCTGCTGATTGCATCCCTGTGGTCTATCATGTTTGTTTGCCCTCTGTATTTCCTACCAATTATATGttgctgaatttgatttgctaaaatgTGAAGAACTTTTGTATTCATGTTCATGAAGAATGTTGGTCTCTAGTTTTCtattcttgtaatgtctttggaTTTGGTATCAAGGCAATCCTGGCTTCAAACAATGAATTGAGAAGTATTctcttctctttaaatttttgaaagaatttatgtagaattggtattatttcttcctcaaatatttgttggaatTCACTGGTGAAGAAATATGGACATAAAGAAATAAGAGTTTTCTTGACaagaatttttttgagacaagatttaAACTACAAACGCAATTTCTTTAAACGGATATAAGGCCattcaggttatctatttcttcttaggttttgatagtttgtgtctttcaaataatttgtccagtcttagtccattttgtgctgttattacagaataccacagagtggcaatttataaagagagaatttattctttcacagttctggagggtgggaagatACCAGCATTTGATGAGGGCttccttgctgtgtcctcacgtggaaGAAGGgcagaaaagcagaagagagagaacgCACTCCTGCAAACCGTTTTTATAGTGACATTAATCCACTCTGTTTTCATGACCTAAAAcacctcccaaaaggccccacctcccaaaactgttacattggggattaagttcccAACACATAAAGTTTGGaaggaacacattcaaaccatagcagagttcatttcatctaagttgtccatttatagacattaaaattttcacattattattgttattgagacatggtcttactctgtcgcgtaggctggagtgcagtggtgagatctcagctcactgcaacctccacctcccaggctcaagcgatcctcccacctcagcctcctgagtagctgagactacaggtgcacaccacaatgcccggctaacttttatagtttttgtagagatggagttttgccatgttgcccaggctggtctcgaactcttgagctcaagtgatccacccacctcagcctcccaaagtgctgggattacaggcatgagccactgtgcttggccttcaCATTAATTGATTGTCCTTTAAATATCTTTGGAATTTTGGTGAGTCACCTCTCTCATTCTCAATATTGGTCattggtcttctctcttttttcccaaagttcctatgactttttaaaacatgaaggACCCTGGCCTTGCTGAGGCACCCCACCTCTGAGTGACGGTGTTGTGCTTGGCATAAATTGTATTCAAATTTCTTAACCAGGCTTCCTGAGTTCCCCACGGTGTCCATAAATGGAGTCAATGCCTCTGAAATTCAATCAAATTTTGAGTGTAAGGGGAGGGACATAGTTTCATCAGAGTCTCAAATACAAACCCATAGCTCAGTGCCTTCTTGCTTAAGAGTTATTTTTGATACTTATTTAATATAGAGGTTGCTGGACTCTGCATCTAGAGACTCCGATTCATTAGTCTGGAGTGAAACCaggaaatctatatttttaataaactccCGAGTGATTCTGATGTAAGGCTGGGATTGAGAGCCCACTGGAGATGATAACCTTTGAAAGCTCCTGTCAGGATAGAGATGCCACAGGACTAGGTGTATTGGGTGGGCATGTGCTGCCCTCTAGTGTCTCTGGCTGCCATCTACCGTTACTCCCCACAATCCCACATTGGGTAGTAATCTGCTGTGTGAGCTCTGGTGGTTTTGCTGCCTGACACTACTCTGGGGCTTCCTGCCCAACTCCCTGGAAATTCTAGCTCTTAGGCATTAACAAAGGTGCCCGTCTATAAAAGTGTTGCTGCTGAGTCGCTGTCCCCGGCACCTTGGTATATTTGAGATGTTCACTAGTATTTTCTGAGTATGAGACACAGTGAAGCTCTTTCGTAAGGCTTGTGTGGTGGGACAAGTCTCACATCAGTGGCACGTCAGTCACATGTTTCTTTACAAGGCGACAGGACTCGTGGTGCGTATGAATTGGTGGCCATGAATAGTTCCTTGAAGAAATTCTATTGCAATCATTGTGGCTCTGCAGCATTATAATGAAAGCAGGATCTGGCTTAAAGCAAGTTTTCTAGAAACAAATGAAGAAGAATCCTTGATAGTTGTGCAGCCCTCCAGCGTCCACAGAGGCTTTTCGTGTACTTCCTCTCCCTTGTTTGTTGTTCGCTGTCAACCACGAGGCAGGAAAGGCAAATGTGATGATCCATGCCCACATCGTGAGAAATGCCAGGCTTAGCTGTGATGATTACATGAATGCGCCCTTGTTTAGGAAGACACTGATCTCACTGTCCTGTCCACACAAGAACCCTTGTCGATGAGCCCCAAACCAGTAAATAAACCTATGCTAAAGGCCTAATCTGCAAAAAGGCATGAGACCATTTTTGGCTCAGCCCTTGGCTCTAACTCCTCAGCTCTGAGGCAGAGGAGCAAGGGCCAGGCAAATTGCTGGAGTGGAGTTTTCAGTAGATGGTTTTAATGGCTTGGTGCGGGGGCAGAGGCTGTGGGTTATCTGTTAGGTAAGTAGTGCATTGGCAGGAGCAGGTGCAGGACTTGCAGAATGTGGTGATTCTGCTGGGTGCAAGATGTCAGGCTAATGGGTGATAAAACTGTTACAGCTGCATAGAGGGTGGCAGCAACTGGTTAAGTAAGAGTAATAAAAGTAACGAAGGATCCAGGCTACTTTGCAGGTATGTTGATGACCTGCTACTAAAAAGCTGACTCAAGCTGccttttaattgatttttgttaACCTTTCATTCAGTGCTCTTTGGTTGAAAAAGTCTTCTCATTCCTGTATTATGGAATTAGCAAGCTCAGGGCAGATGTTGAAATAGCTCAAATTCATCCCATTTTCAGGTAGAACTCTTCTTAAATTATCCTTAATATGAAGATCTAGTTTCCTTTTGTAGGTACAAGAAGGACATTTAAGAAAAACGTTCactaatgcaaatcaaaactgcaatgtgATATcgccttactcctgcaagaatggccataatcaaaaaataaacagtagatgttggcatggatgtggtaatcagggaacacttttacactgttggtggtaatgcaaactagtacaaccactatggaaaacagcgtgaagattccttaaagaactaaaagtagaactaccatttgatccagcaattccactactgggtatctactcggcagaaaagaagccattattcgaaaaagatacttgcacatgcatgtttatagcagcacaatttgcaactgcaaaaacgtagaaccaaccgaaatgcccatcagtcaatgagtggataaagaaactgtggtatatatatatgatggaatactactcagccataaaaaggaatgaattaacagcatttgcagcgacctggatgagattggagactattattttaagcaaagtaactcaggaatagaaaaccaaacatcatatgttctcactgatatgttggagctaagctatgaggatgcaaaggcataagaatgatataatggactttgaggacttggggggaggagtgggaggaggtgagggataaaagactacaaatagggtgtagtgtatactgcttgggtgatgggtgcaccaaaacctcacaaatcaccactaaagaacttactcatgtaaccaaacaccacctgttccctaataacctatggaaataaaaaaattaaaagagaaaaatgttcacTAATCCATTTGTTTGTCAAatcatttttagaatatttttccttATAGCTAGTTCAAAAAGAAACCCTCGTGCTAATgaattttttggttgtttttaagtTATGATAAGATATACTTAacataaagtttaccattttagttatttttaagtgtacaattcagtaccATTAAGGGCATTCACTTATGAATAAGATGGTTGTATTCATCACTCCGAACAGAAacttctgtacccattaaacaataacacTCTATTTCCCCCTtctccagccccttccccagcAAAAGGTTGGCTTTTGCTTCTTGTGAATGCCTTGTCTTTGAAACTAGATTTttaagaatcttgaaagcaggtAGGCAATACAACTCAAATGTCTTTGTACTCTTGACACTGCCCAACTTAGGGTTAAGCACATATTGAGTGCTCACTATTCCTGTCTGGTGGAGGAATGAATGCTGGAGGAAGGATCAAATACCCTTTtcagagattttgtttgtttttgaggcagagtctcattctgtcacccaggctggagtgcagtggtgtgatctcagctcactgcaatttctgcctcctgggttcaagcgattctcctgcttcagcctcctgagtagctgggattacaggcgcccagcactacacttggctaattttttgtatttttagtagagatggggtttcaccatgttggccagtctggtctcgaactcctgacctcaggtgatccacctgcctcagcttcccaaagtgctgggattacaggtgtgagccgccgcactCGGCCCCTTTTCAGAGATTTTGAGCCTAAGACCAGCCACTTTTATCAGGGCAAGAACTTCTCAAGGAAACTCAGAAATCCTAGGGTGTTGGGAACATGCCATAATATTGATAGGGGTCATGAAGTTAACATTAATGTGAGAATCAGTGGGCAAAGGAGTGGTAGATCCTGGGGTTAAATGAGGGAAAATACTGCTCTGCCTAAAGTTATTCAAATTCAGATTTTCATAAAACACTCTTTCAGGCAAACATTCCAACCATGGTGGATTCAACCAGAGAGTCACAAGTTTGTGAACCTTAATCGAAAGTTTTGCCAATAACTTGTCTCCATGAATAGGCTAGATGCTATAAAAGCTGTAGAGGCAATTCTCGAAAATCAAGCCTTGTACAGAGCTCCAGAAGTGAGCCTCATTCATTTGCCTCCATGAAAGGTAGTGcttacaatctctgctcacccaTCTCAGGCTGGACCACGCAGATTGGGAGGAGTCCTTCTTTAACTCTCagaaagttatttaaaagaaCATCAGCTTTGTCCTTTCCTTGACATGTCATACACTGCCCTCTTTCTGAATCTCTCAATACTGACCATATATCATTGCTGGTGACATTAAAAATCGGTTTCCAAGATTTAACAATATGATGCCTGCCCTATCCTCtattttttgttgatgttgttgttgttatcttcTCAGTACAGATGATGTAGTTCATGGAGTTCCTCTGATCTACCCACTGTCTCTCTTATAGGGCATGTAGTGTGCATAGAGACTCGGTTATCTAGGGATAGGTGTCAGGCCATTGTAGTAAAGGAGAGAGCTGAGCCATAAGAGTATAGAGAGTAGAGAGAACATGAAAAGGTACATGTTGCCCATGACCTTGGCGTCTTTTGCCCCAGGCTCTGTAGCCCATACAGAGCACCAGACACCCTCATCTGAACATTGAATCACCATAGTAGGCCTCTCTAAAAACAGATAAAGGTCTGTGATGCTATCCCTGCCTTGTGGAACAGGAGGGCTTTGTGATGCAGTCTGGTGGTTTGGATCCCTCTTCTGTGAGGCAGAAATGACGAGGTATAGAATCTGGAGGTTATTAGGTTCCAAGACAGTGAAAGACTAGGGAGAGGGATGGCTAGTGAGGTTTAGATCATGTTGAGCCCTACCTTTGTTTTGTGGGATGTTGGATATCCCTTATACATCTATGGATCCATCTGCATTATTGCATTAATTATTTGGCAAGTGAAAACGAGCCGCCAAAAATTAAGGTTGGGACCTGACAGGAGCTGTTGCCGGGTAGGGAAACACTATGACCATGGCTAAATTGATGTGCCTCAAACAAGATTTTATCCCCCAGCTTTCTCTTGTTACTCTTAGCCCTTGCTTTTTTAAGGGGGTTTCCTCACTGGATACCAGAAGAGCTCCCAATTTGGGTGATTATTCTGGTTGGCAGCTATTTAGGGCCATTTGATGGCTGCATTCCTTTGGCTTCTGGACCCATCCATCCTTTAATCTGTTCCAATTTTCCTCCTGTCTCATCTTAAAGTCCGCACAGAACTTATGAAAGGAATGGGGGTGGGAGGCATGGAGTATGGAAGAGCCTGAAAGTGAGtcagaaataagcaaataaggAAACTCTTGGGgtgaaaaagaatacagaaaggaAAGATAGAAGAGTATATAAAACTGGAACACAGAAAAAGATTGGGAAATGTTTatgagttttgtttcattttagatATGGGAAAAAATGGGGTAGCAGCTTTACATTCTAATGTTTTTGTCTTTAAGTGTCACCGAAGAGTCCAACAAAAGCCTGGAGATGGAACATCAAGAGGTAAAGTCCCAGTCTCTCTAATTCGCTTCTGCTGTGGGTGAGGTTCCCATGGATCCTGATCCTTTATGACCCCTGGTGTTAAGAGCCAGGTGCTCTAACCACTACAGACTCTAGTACCCCCCAGGGACAATTTCTCATGGAAGACTTCCTTGGGTGGAAAATCAGAGCCTAGGAACATTAAAAAATTCTCCGTGTTATCCTCCTgagaataaagaatgaagaagTAGGGCAGAAGTCCTCAATTCTGTCATTTACTAGTTTTACAAACCTGTGGAAGTCTCTTCAACTCTCAGTCTTGTTCTCCATGAAATGGGCATGTGATGATCCTTCCTTAATCCCAGTGTGATGGTGAAGAACAAATGAGACAAGGTGCAGAACAACACATCGTAAACGGTTAAGTTGCACACAGATGTGACTTAGTGTTCTGACTCTTGGGGTTTTCGGTATCCTCTCATTAAAAGGCCTTCAGCTTCTTATAGGATGTCCCTGAATCCTCTCCAGTTCCAAGTAacactattttctgtttcttcagctAGGAGAACTTCCCAGGAAGAAGCCAAGAAGTTGTGGAAGCTGCTGTTTCTCATGAAAAGGTAATCTCTCGTTCTTTGCAGTCTCCCAGCTGCTAGTCTGGTCTGTGATCATTTCTCAGCTTGGCTTGGGGTAAAGATGAGAAGAGGGATAATGGATGGGAGGCAGACATACACAGTGGAGGCTGGTTCACTAGTTGAGAGAGTTGCCAGGGCAGGGGGGCTGGGCCAGACATCTCAAGAGGGAAGGGTCACCCAATTCTGCTTTGGGCTAGGGTCACAGTAGTTCTAGAATTCAGGCTTGTACTAGTGTATAATTCATAAAAGACTCTACACAGGGTTGCATTCAGCCACAAGACAAGCTATCCAGTCAAGAGGAATGGATTTTGCATAAAGAAGTCATCCCTGTCTTATTCTCTTTATTCTCTCTCCTCTGAGTCTGACTGGACTCTGCTGACATTACCTCCTCTGGCTCTGTCATTAGGGAGACAGCCCTCAGATGGCAGCCTATCATCTTATCCTCTTCTTAAGATTTCTAGAGAACAGGATTGATTCCCAAAAGATGTTGAGTATATCAGCAGGGATACCAAATAGCCCTCAGAATGCAGAGGTCCTACATGAACTTCAAGCCCAAATACCAGGCTTTGGGTTTCTTAGCCTCAAATGAGACTGATCCGGGTTCTAACTGGTGATGCCCCATCAGCTAACTGCCTGGCTCCATTCTCCTAGTTCAGCTTTTCAACAAGGTCAGCAGAGAACTGATCCCAGCTCCCAGCCTTCTCTGAGGGCCATGCCCTCCCATGGGTTGTCTGAAGCCTTGCCCAACAAGCTCCAGACCGTCAGCCCAGCCCACCACACCTTGccaaatggctttttctttttcttttttcttttttttgagacagagtttcactcgttgcctaggctggagtacaacggtgcactctcggctcactgcaagctccatctcccaggttcaagcgattctcctacctccacctcccgagtagctgggactacaggcatgccccaccatgcctggctaatttttgtatttttagtagagacggggtttcaccatgttggccaggctgatctcgaacttctgacctcaggtgatccatccacctcagcctcccaaagtgctaggattacaggcgtgagccactgtgtccagcctctaAATGGCATTTTCTtaggaagaaaagcagagaggTAGACAACAAGAGAGTGTAGGCTCCAGGATTTTCAGGACTGGGAAAGGACAATGCCAACCCCGGCCCACACTCTTCCGAGAAGGCAGATGTCACTCCATCATTAATGTTTGTCATGTTTCTCTTCCCAGCCAGGGCTGGCTTCCTCAGGAAGAAAGTGTGCGGCGAATCCTGTGTGCAGACCCCTGCTGCCAAATCTGCAATGTTATGGCTCTGGAGATTAAGCAATTGCTAGTGGGTGAGAACAACTAGACCTCCCTGACTTCACTGGGGCCATCACAGGGCTCCTCTTGCCTAGAGGCTTTGTCCACGTCTAGTGTGTCTTTTGAGCATAGTCAGGATCTGGGTTCCCCGAAATCCAAAGAGCTTTCACTGGCATCTGTAACTCCAACACTGTCACAATTAATGGATCAGAAATCTTTAACCTAGTCAGCTGCCCAGTCAGCTGGTGCAGATAGCGTCCAAGATTCCTGGGCTGATCACCTTCAGCGAGGACAGAGATCTCAAGTCCCAGCTGTGTCCCAGGTCACGGGATCTCTGTCTTCAAACTTTGAGAAGCCTGGAATTCCTCTGAGCCAGcaggaggggaagaaaaacaacTCCAAATTTGTCCTGGAGAACCAAGGTCAGCAGCCCTTGAATACTagattccctttctttccctgaaCCCAGAGCTCCCAAACCTAAAACGACACCCTATGACCCTACATTCCTTTCAACGGCTATTGCAATGTCCAAAAAGTCCTGAGGAATCTTCAAGCACGAGGATATTGTTGCACATATTCCCACAATTGAGGGCTCCCAAGATCTGCAGAGGAGTTCCTGTGGCAGCTTATACTACACCACTTCTAATTTTCCAAAGGATGGAAAGCAGACAGACAAACAGCCATTTCTTTCACTCTGAATGCTATCTCTAAGGCTTCTGTTGAACAGATGAGCTTCCACCCCTTTGACTCTGGGTTTCATGGGAGGCTAGCTGGTCCACCTAAGCTTTCAGGGTTTTTGAAGGATCCACTATGGACTCAGAGCAGAAAAATTACTGTGAACAAATCCCAAACCCCATGGCTCTAGCTCTACCCTCTCCTCTCTTTCAGCTTCTAAGTGGCCTCTGTCCACTGCCTGGGGGATGCACTGAGGCCTCAGTGTGCCACATGTGTAGCTACCTTACTGTGGTTTCTCTTTTCTGCACATTACTGTCTGCCTTTAGAGATCCCTGGTCTGCCTTTAGAAATCTCTAAAACAGGGGAGCCCTTGGCCCTTTCTCTGCAATGATTTCTCCTTCACCTCTGTACTAATTAAAatctcccctccttccccaccttTTCCCCCACATTCTCCATCTGACCATTGACAAATCCAGATCAATGTCCTGTATCTGAATCTGACTCAGGCTAAGTGAAAGCCTTGGAGTGGCACCTGCTGTAGAGGCAGCTCCAGCTT
The nucleotide sequence above comes from Nomascus leucogenys isolate Asia chromosome 8, Asia_NLE_v1, whole genome shotgun sequence. Encoded proteins:
- the FAM205C gene encoding protein FAM205C, producing the protein MLSPTFVLWDVGYPLYIYGSICIIALIIWQVKTSRQKLRLGPDRSCCRCHRRVQQKPGDGTSRARRTSQEEAKKLWKLLFLMKSQGWLPQEESVRRILCADPCCQICNVMALEIKQLLVEAPEIGLDNKMKLFLHWINAEMKDRRHEESILLSKAETVTQDRTKNFEKSPTVTKDHMWGATTEKTTEDPEAQPPSEEEGLIFYDAPQCLNNLL